The DNA segment ATACAGGTGAATATCATATAGATATTACCAAGGACGATACAACAATTATCGTACGAATCAATGGTGAAACGGTATTAACACATACGATTGAGGCCGCAGACCGTCAGTATTCAAAAGGGCTGTTTGGCTTCGGTATCTATAACGCTGAGGTTGAGGTTTCCAATATTTATGTAAGAGATGGCTATCCTGTCATCAAGGTAGTGAGTGTCATTGAGGATATCCAGCTGCGTGATGATCAAAAGAAAGCGGACGCACAAAAACTGCTTCCAGGAAAGGTACGGGTTGAGGATGTTAACGGCATAGAAAAGGAAGAATCCATTACCTGGAATTTTGATAAGGTAGCATTTCAAACACCGGGTGCCTATGATATTACAGGTGTGACAGAAAGCGGATTATCCATACGTATTAAAGCTGTTATTACAACAGATCAGCGCGCTTTGCAGGAAGAATTAAAAGCGGCAGAGGCCATAACGAATAAAAAATACACAGAAGAAAGCTGGAATGCTTTGAAAAAAGCGATTGCGGAAGCAAAGCGTGTCACGGATAAAGAATTTGCTCATGCAGCAGAGGTAAAAGCCGCTTTGCAAGAGCTGAAAGCAGCGGTACAAAATCTAAAAATAGCAGATTTAACAATCAGTGATAAAAAAGCAGTCGTGCAGCTGATTGGCGATCTTCCGGAGAACGTTGAGCTTCATATGAAGGATGTTTCGGATTCTGTGACAGATAAACTAAACGCAAATTCCAAATTGCTTTTCCAAGTGCATCAGGCATATGATATCGAGCTATTAAGGGAGAATCAGACATATCAGCCGGATGGAACTATTCTGCTTCGATTAAAGCTTTCCTCTGCCCTGATGAAAGAGAAGGTGTATATTGCTTATCTTAATGAGCGCGGAGATGTTGATGTATTAAAAACAACTGTGAAGGACGGCTACGCACAGGCAGCGATTACGCACTTTTCCGTGTATGCAATCGTAACCTATAAGGATCAGTCTTCTGATCAGCCAGGAACAGAACATCCAGATCCAATACCTGGTGATAAACCGCAAAATCAGGATATGCAGACTCCTTCGGATGCTGGACAAACCAAGAATCCAGAAGTCTCACAGAATGGAAACGGCGATAAGATGGAGAATGTAAACACCGGGGATAACAGCAATACAGCTGGTTTGGCTACATTATGCTTATTGAGCATTACAGGGGTAATTCTTCTTCGCAGAAGAAGAAAAGCAGATTAAGAGAGAAAGGAGCTCTTTGATCCTGCTGGAGAAATGAAATAGAAAAAGCAGACTTGATCCCGTATGCAAATATAACGAGATCAAGTCACTTTTCTTCCATGAATTGAAATCGTTTACATATGTAAATGGACATATAAAAATGACTGCTTTATAATGTTTTTAGGAAAGGGGCAGTAAGGCTTTAGGGAAAGGGAGATGCAGTATGATTGAAATCATGATCGCAGAGGATCAGCAGCTGATCAGAGAAAGTCTGAAAATCATTATCGACAGCCAGCCTGAATATACAGTTGTCGCAGCACTGGAAAATGGTGAACAGGTGCTTCAGGCATTAAAGCAGCAAAGAGCGGATATCATCCTGATGGATATCCGTATGCCGGTCATGGATGGGGTGGAGTGTACAAGACGGATAAAGGAAAGCTATCCGGATGTTCACGTTCTGATTCTGACAACGTTTGTTGAGGATGAGCTTGTCATGCAGGCGCTGCTGCACGGGGCAAGCGGTTATGTGCTGAAGGGAATATCCTTACAGGAGCTGCGCAGGGCAGTACGTATTGTCCTCGAAGGAGGCAGTATACTTGATCCTGAGGTTGCACAGCGTATGATTGCTATGATGCAAAAGACGGCGGAAGCATCCAAATGTACAGCGGGATCCGCAGCGGCTTGTGCACAAGTGAATACAGAGAAGCTGAATAAGCGCGAATGGAAGATTATTCAGCTGATAGGAGAAGGACTATCGAATCGTGAAATAGCAAGAAGGCTTATCTTTACAGAAGGGACAATTCGCAATAACCTGACCGTTATTCTGGAAAAGCTTCAGCTGCGCGATCGTACACAGCTGGCAATCTGGTATTTACAAAACGGAAAGCAGCTACAGTCTTATACTGTGAAATGAAAGGGGATTCAGTAAGAAAGAATCCTCTTTTTTCATGTAACTCCAGTATTTACTGTAATTTTTCTTCTATTTCTAGTATAATAAAACTAATTGGTTTCAGGAGGCACTTATATGGATAAAACAGTATTAGAGAAATATACAAAGACATACGGCACCCGCTTCAGCAGACGGCAGAAGAAACGTTTCATTGAAGATTTGAATCAGGAATTTCATTCCCTGGGGTATGAATCCACAATGATCGAAGGCAAGAAGCTGTTATCCCGTGCACATAACTATCTGTATGGAAACATGAAGCAGATCAAGACGATCATCGTTGTACCCTATGATACACCGGAAAGAAAATTCTGGAAAAAGGTGCTGTACTTTCCTTTTGACGGAACGAAGACGGCGAATAAGACCATGGTGGCTACCTATGTACCTATCTTTATATTCTTCGCATTGATCTTTGGCGGTTTGTATGGCTTGCAGCCGCTGATTACCTCTACAGGGCTGGCATCGCTGATATCGTTTGGACTGTTTCTGTTGACGGTCATGCTGATGTACTGGATGATGCACGGCTTTCATAATTCACATAACTATAACCGCAATTCAGCAACGATTGCCGCAGCGGTGGAAATTGCAAGAGGTCTGAGCAGGGATGAGCGTAAGAAAACAGGCTTCCTGTTCACAGATAAAAATAAAATGCGGTATATCGGTGCAGAGGCAGCCGCAAAGGATCTTGCAAATGCAGGGAAAAATCCAACGCTGATCTGTCTGGACTGCATTGGTAAGGGAGACACTGTACAGATTGGTTTCAACCCGCAAAACCGTAAGCTGGCAAACGAAATTGCCAAATATCATCCCAAAAAGAAAGCAATCGATGTTATTAAATTAAGTGAGGATATGCGCACACAAAGCGCGATGGCTTATTTTAAAAAGGCTGTCGTCATTGCCTGCGGAGAACTGGATGACGCCGGAAGTCTTTGTGTTTACGGTACCGGAACGGGTAAGGATAAGCATATCGATCTGGATACCCTGGATGGCAATATCACCATGGTGAAGGAATATCTGCATAATCAGAAATAAAAAAAGGAGGGATCTGCATGATTCGTAAATTACTGTCCCTTTTACATAATAAGATATTGATCGTAACGGTACTGATTCTGATTCAGTTATTTGTATTTTTTGGTATCGTGTTCAAGCTCAGTGAGTACTTTGTGGCAATCTACTTTATTTTGATTGCATTAAGCTTCTGCATGAGCATCTATATTATCAATAAAAATGACAATCCAACCTATAAGCTGACCTGGGTTCTGCTCATTATGGCGGTACCGGTGTTCGGCGGTCTGATCTATCTGCTGTTTGGCGGTCAGAAGGTTCCCAAGGAGCTTCGTAAGCGCGACAGTGAAGCGATGGAGAATTATCAGGAGATTTCCTGGCAGAATACAGAAATCATGGAAGCACTGGAGGCTGAGGATCCGCTTGCACATAAGCAGGCAAATTATCTGTGGAAAAATGCTATCTTTCCGATATATAACCATACAGAAACCACCTATTTCCCAGTCGGTGAGGATAAATTCAAGGCAATGATAGAGGAATTGAAAAAGGCTGAGAAATTTATATTTATGGAATATTTCATCATTGCCCCCGGTATTATGTGGGATACGATTCTGGATATATTGATAGATAAGGTTAAGCAGGGTGTGGAAGTGCGAGTCATGTATGATGATGCCGGCTGTATTACAACACTGCCTCAGGATTATTATCTGACCCTACGCAGACTTGGTATACAGGCGAAGGTGTTTAATCCAATTAAGCCGCGGCTTGCCATGCAGATGAATAATCGAGATCATCGAAAAATTCTTGTCATTGACGGCAAGGTGGGAATGACAGGCGGTATCAATCTGGCGGATGAGTATATCAATAAGAAAAAACGCTTTGGGCACTGGAAGGATTGCAGTGTCATGATTCGCGGTGAGGCGGTATGGAATCTGACGCTGATGTTTCTGCAATTCTGGAATTATGATGAAAAAGAAAAGGATAATGTATTCGATTATAAGCCGGATTTTCGGGTATTTGCGGATATTCGCAATGACGGCTATGTGCAGCCATACAGTGATTCTCCAACCGATGAAGAAAATGTAGGGGAATACACGCATATCAATATGATCAACAGTGCAAATCGTTACGTATATGCAACGACGCCGTATCTGGTGATAGATAATGAAATGAAAACGGCGCTGCTGCTGGCTGCCAAAAACGGGATAGATGTACGTATTCTTGTACCGCATATACCGGATAAATGGTATGTGTTTGCGGTTACCCGTTCCAATTATAAGGATTTGATTGAGGGTGGCGTTAAGATTTATGAATATACTCCTGGCTTTGTTCATGGAAAGACCTTTGTTGTGGATGACAAAATGGCAATCGTAGGAACCGTCAATATGGATTACCGCTCTTATTACCTGCATTATGAATGCGGTGTGTGGTTCTATCGCAGCAAGGTGGTTATGGATGTGAAAAGGGATTACCTGGAT comes from the Erysipelotrichaceae bacterium 66202529 genome and includes:
- the cls gene encoding cardiolipin synthase, producing the protein MIRKLLSLLHNKILIVTVLILIQLFVFFGIVFKLSEYFVAIYFILIALSFCMSIYIINKNDNPTYKLTWVLLIMAVPVFGGLIYLLFGGQKVPKELRKRDSEAMENYQEISWQNTEIMEALEAEDPLAHKQANYLWKNAIFPIYNHTETTYFPVGEDKFKAMIEELKKAEKFIFMEYFIIAPGIMWDTILDILIDKVKQGVEVRVMYDDAGCITTLPQDYYLTLRRLGIQAKVFNPIKPRLAMQMNNRDHRKILVIDGKVGMTGGINLADEYINKKKRFGHWKDCSVMIRGEAVWNLTLMFLQFWNYDEKEKDNVFDYKPDFRVFADIRNDGYVQPYSDSPTDEENVGEYTHINMINSANRYVYATTPYLVIDNEMKTALLLAAKNGIDVRILVPHIPDKWYVFAVTRSNYKDLIEGGVKIYEYTPGFVHGKTFVVDDKMAIVGTVNMDYRSYYLHYECGVWFYRSKVVMDVKRDYLDTLAKSHQVTLEECHQVRLPIRIMRAILNLFSPMM
- a CDS encoding response regulator yields the protein MIEIMIAEDQQLIRESLKIIIDSQPEYTVVAALENGEQVLQALKQQRADIILMDIRMPVMDGVECTRRIKESYPDVHVLILTTFVEDELVMQALLHGASGYVLKGISLQELRRAVRIVLEGGSILDPEVAQRMIAMMQKTAEASKCTAGSAAACAQVNTEKLNKREWKIIQLIGEGLSNREIARRLIFTEGTIRNNLTVILEKLQLRDRTQLAIWYLQNGKQLQSYTVK